A genomic region of Drosophila kikkawai strain 14028-0561.14 chromosome X, DkikHiC1v2, whole genome shotgun sequence contains the following coding sequences:
- the dpr18 gene encoding uncharacterized protein dpr18 produces the protein MRRPKGSHWALSSASSAAQTVPLSHRSSQSTGSLRLLRLLAVVSVIGSQFHAVLCIASVEPTAAGAAATTSSQQQHSSGAGENHSFFFDDYNTTKTTSSTAGGYPATGASASTAALSSPTQDQYQSHSQSQSQSQSQMPAEEASATALDLSHFAINPGVRLDRASVKAAAGSNEISNSTPIKNLITSFGRPALMADDQQQQQLVMPGATATAAVAVASATTTTTTTLAATLKSAKSTIKQPIDSTRSRNHWTVGVGGGGSAARDTERPRTFRSKHHHEHHWGPFFEEPVNAGASGENLVSAVHLFTEAVLNCRVGMLKDKTVMWVRRTSEKVSLLTVGNVTYSGDPRIRVKFQYPNNWRLLINPTQTEDAGIYMCQVSTHPPRVFTTNLTILEPPLRIIDEHERDVGDRYYKSGSTVDLQCQISRNFFLKERYTILKSTETTKGGGDVHKLYNESSGEPNLVGNASQLAQLKLSGLELEKYFSKFITWTKDEEPLQGLTNKRSSISDKWLTSRISIEDAKLSDSGNYSCSLGRLFTVIVQVQVLTGELPAAVQHNIASRIQNSPAGLLVILLFVHISLHLAKN, from the exons ATGAGGCGTCCAAAAGGATCACATTGGGCACTATCATCAGCATCGAGCGCGGCCCAGACGGTGCCACTATCCCACAGAAGTTCACAATCCACCGGCAGCCTGAGACTCCTCCGGCTGCTGGCCGTTGTCTCAGTAATTGGATCGCAGTTTCATGCCGTTCTAT GCATTGCATCCGTTGAACCCACAGCAGCGGGAGCGGCAGCCACAACCAgctcgcagcagcagcattccAGCGGCGCCGGCGAGAATCACAGCTTCTTTTTTGATGACTATAACACAACGAAGACGACTTCATCAACCGCCGGGGGCTATCCGGCGACAGGAGCTAGCGCCAGCACGGCCGCTCTCTCATCCCCAACCCAGGACCAATACCAATCCCactcccagtcccagtcccaatcCCAGTCCCAAATGCCGGCCGAAGAAGCGTCGGCGACGGCGTTAGACTTATCGCACTTCGCCATTAACCCGGGCGTGCGGCTGGACAGGGCTTCCGTTAAGGCGGCGGCGGGCAGCAATGAGATTAGCAATAGCACGCcaatcaaaaatttaattactagCTTTGGGCGCCCCGCTTTGATGGCGgacgaccagcagcagcagcagctggtgaTGCCTGGAGCGACGGCAACCGCTGCTGTGGCAGTGGCTTCTGccacaacaacgacaacaacaaccctGGCGGCAACCCTAAAAAGTGCCAAGAGCACCATAAAGCAACCCATCGATTCCACGCGCTCCAGGAACCATTGGACAGTGGGTGTGGGTGGTGGCG GATCCGCTGCTCGTGACACGGAACGTCCCCGCACCTTCCGCAGCAAGCACCACCATGAGCACCACTGGGGGCCATTCTTCGAGGAGCCCGTCAACGCGGGCGCCTCGGGCGAGAATCTCGTTTCCGCCGTGCACTTGTTTACGGAAGCGGTGCTCAACTGCCGCGTTGGCATGCTCAAGGACAAGACG GTCATGTGGGTGAGACGGACCAGCGAAAAGGTATCCCTGCTGACCGTTGGCAACGTCACCTACAGCGGCGACCCCAGGATACGGGTCAAGTTTCAATATCCGAACAACTGGCGGCTACTGATTAATCCCACGCAGACTGAGGACGCCGGTATATACATGTGTCAGGTTTCCACTCATCCGCCGCGGGTGTTCACCACGAACTTGACCATTTTGG AACCCCCGCTAAGGATAATCGATGAGCATGAACGGGATGTGGGGGATCGGTACTACAAATCCGGCAGCACCGTCGATCTGCAGTGCCAAATATCGCGTAACTTTTTCCTCAAGGAACGCTACACCATCCTCAAGTCAACCGAAACCACAAAGGGAGGAGGTGACGTCCACAAACTATATAACGAATCGAGCGGCGAGCCAAATCTGGTGGGCAATGCCAGCCAGCTGGCGCAGCTGAAGCTGTCGGGCCTGGAGCTGGAGAAGTActttagtaaatttataacCTGGACAAAGGATGAGGAGCCGCTCCAGGGACTGACCAACAAGCGATCAag CATTTCCGATAAATGGCTTACCAGTCGCATTTCCATTGAAGATGCCAAGCTCTCGGATAGTGGCAACTATTCCTGTTCCCTTGGCCGACTGTTTACTGTAATTGTCCAAGTACAGGTACTCACAG GGGAACTACCCGCGGCTGTCCAACACAACATAGCATCCAGAATCCAAAATTCACCTGCTGGACTCTTGGTTATTCTCCTGTTCGTCCATATTTCTCTACACTTGGCGAAAAACTGA